One genomic segment of Streptomyces sp. RerS4 includes these proteins:
- a CDS encoding ferritin-like domain-containing protein: MLSARSLFREIVDHDDSFQLFCSIAANGESQGGWENARIAALVPEGMRELAPKITRHGADEDKHGRIFQALLRKRGLPAVPVPPETDYTMLLERRGIGLAHDKLRREEPLSEEDIVVYLAHSRVTEQRAAEEMIMLVRHFGDDPELGKAIRMISDDEDNHLAYCHEELLRLARRGHGRTIQRVLRQSALAEIAVYRDVSLAVMDHMGRLLRWPAPKAAALAAGIRGMYAYERFGGWHRMVRLRPPERRDALGGRPTTAHGFA, from the coding sequence ATGCTCTCTGCCCGCAGCCTGTTCCGGGAGATCGTCGACCACGACGACTCCTTCCAGCTGTTCTGCTCCATCGCCGCCAACGGGGAGTCGCAGGGCGGCTGGGAGAACGCCCGCATCGCCGCCCTGGTCCCCGAGGGCATGCGCGAGCTCGCGCCCAAGATCACCCGACACGGCGCCGACGAGGACAAGCACGGTCGCATCTTCCAGGCCCTGCTGCGCAAGCGCGGTCTGCCCGCCGTCCCCGTGCCGCCCGAGACCGACTACACGATGCTGCTCGAACGCCGCGGCATCGGCCTCGCGCACGACAAACTGCGCCGCGAGGAGCCGCTGAGCGAGGAGGACATCGTCGTCTACCTCGCGCACAGCCGGGTCACCGAGCAGCGCGCCGCCGAGGAGATGATCATGCTCGTACGCCACTTCGGCGACGACCCGGAACTCGGCAAGGCCATCCGCATGATCAGCGACGACGAGGACAACCACCTCGCCTACTGCCACGAGGAGCTGCTGCGCCTGGCCCGCCGGGGACACGGCCGGACCATCCAGCGGGTCCTGCGCCAGAGCGCCCTCGCCGAGATCGCCGTCTACCGCGACGTCAGCCTCGCCGTCATGGACCACATGGGCCGGCTGCTGCGCTGGCCCGCGCCCAAGGCCGCCGCGCTGGCCGCCGGCATCCGCGGAATGTACGCGTACGAGCGCTTCGGCGGCTGGCACCGCATGGTCCGCCTGCGCCCGCCCGAGCGCAGGGACGCCCTGGGCGGCCGCCCCACCACCGCGCACGGGTTCGCGTAG
- a CDS encoding histidine phosphatase family protein: MATLILVRHGRSTANTAGLLAGWTPGVALDERGAEQAAALPARLEGIPLAAVVTSPLQRCRETLAPLLAARPGLEEHTDERIGECHYGDWSGRKLSELADEPLMRIVQQHPSAAAFPGGESMRAMQARAVDAVREWNTRVEEEHGADAVFLVCSHGDIIKSLVADALGMHLDLFQRVHVDPCSVTAIRYTPTRPFLLRLGDTGDLAGLAPRPAPSAESEAERGGNAVVGGGAGAA; encoded by the coding sequence ATGGCCACGCTGATCCTCGTACGACACGGGCGGTCCACCGCCAACACCGCGGGTCTGCTCGCCGGCTGGACGCCGGGAGTAGCCCTTGACGAACGCGGCGCCGAACAGGCCGCCGCCCTGCCCGCGCGCCTGGAGGGCATCCCCCTCGCGGCCGTCGTCACCAGCCCGCTCCAGCGCTGCCGGGAGACCCTCGCCCCGCTGCTCGCCGCCCGCCCGGGGCTGGAGGAGCACACCGACGAGCGGATCGGCGAATGCCACTACGGCGACTGGTCGGGCCGCAAGCTCTCCGAACTCGCCGACGAGCCCCTCATGCGGATCGTCCAGCAGCACCCCTCGGCCGCCGCCTTCCCCGGCGGCGAGTCCATGCGCGCCATGCAGGCGCGCGCCGTGGACGCCGTACGCGAGTGGAACACCCGCGTCGAGGAGGAGCACGGCGCCGACGCCGTCTTCCTCGTGTGCTCCCACGGCGACATCATCAAGTCCCTGGTCGCCGACGCGCTCGGGATGCACCTCGACCTCTTCCAGCGCGTCCACGTCGATCCCTGCTCGGTCACCGCCATCCGCTACACCCCCACCCGTCCCTTCCTGCTGCGCCTCGGCGACACCGGCGACCTCGCCGGCCTCGCCCCCCGGCCGGCGCCGAGCGCCGAGTCCGAGGCCGAGCGCGGCGGCAACGCCGTCGTGGGCGGCGGCGCGGGCGCGGCCTGA
- the corA gene encoding magnesium/cobalt transporter CorA yields the protein MPRVIVDCAMYRDGRRSPAPDDFSDALDEARASGDAFVWIGMHEPTAAEFDHVSREFGLHALAVEDALTAHQRPKLEVYDDSLFVVLKPVVYDEASDTVTANELMVFVGDSFVVTVRHGEGAALAAVRRRLEQEPEVLRHGPTAVLYAVSDAVVDHYIEVAAELQGDLEELEAEVFAPTASDSKNTAARIYTAKRQVLEFRRATSPLLQPMDRLAFGQVPFVHEHSQPFFRDVADHLTKANEYIEGLDRLLSDALAAHLAQMGVRQNDDMRKISAWAAMAAVPTMVAGIYGMNFEHMPELTWSWGYPAVVVLMVVVCLSLHRMFKRRGWL from the coding sequence ATGCCCCGCGTGATTGTCGACTGCGCGATGTACCGGGACGGCCGCCGCTCGCCGGCGCCCGACGACTTCTCGGACGCCCTCGACGAGGCGCGCGCCAGTGGTGACGCCTTCGTCTGGATCGGGATGCACGAGCCGACGGCCGCGGAGTTCGACCACGTGAGCCGCGAGTTCGGGCTGCACGCGCTGGCGGTCGAGGACGCGCTGACGGCCCACCAGCGGCCCAAGCTGGAGGTCTACGACGATTCGCTGTTCGTCGTCCTGAAGCCGGTGGTCTACGACGAGGCGTCGGACACCGTCACCGCGAACGAGCTGATGGTCTTCGTGGGCGACTCCTTCGTGGTGACCGTCCGGCACGGCGAGGGGGCCGCGCTCGCCGCCGTACGCCGGCGCCTGGAGCAGGAGCCGGAGGTGCTGCGGCACGGGCCCACGGCGGTGCTGTACGCGGTGTCCGACGCGGTCGTGGACCACTACATCGAGGTGGCGGCCGAGCTCCAGGGCGACCTGGAGGAGCTGGAGGCGGAGGTCTTCGCGCCGACCGCCTCGGACTCCAAGAACACGGCCGCGCGCATCTACACGGCGAAGCGCCAGGTGCTGGAGTTCCGCCGGGCCACCAGCCCGCTGCTCCAGCCGATGGACCGACTGGCCTTCGGGCAGGTGCCGTTCGTGCACGAGCACTCCCAGCCCTTCTTCCGCGACGTCGCCGACCACCTGACCAAGGCGAACGAGTACATCGAGGGCCTGGACCGGCTGCTGTCGGACGCGTTGGCCGCGCACCTGGCGCAGATGGGCGTGCGGCAGAACGACGACATGCGCAAGATCTCCGCCTGGGCGGCCATGGCCGCCGTCCCGACGATGGTCGCCGGCATCTACGGGATGAACTTCGAGCACATGCCGGAGCTGACCTGGAGCTGGGGCTACCCGGCGGTGGTGGTGCTGATGGTGGTCGTCTGTCTGAGCCTGCACCGGATGTTCAAGCGCCGCGGCTGGCTCTGA
- a CDS encoding SCO1664 family protein: MEELLTRGELTVRGRIAEASNAVLLCTVAYDGRSAECVYKPVKGERPLWDFPDGNLARRERAAYLVSEATGWGLVPTTVLRDGPYGEGMVQHWIDAGESPEDGLLALIEGEEAGEGWKPVAFAEVGEGRTALLVHADDPRLRRMAVLDAVINNGDRKGGHLLPAPDGRLYGIDHGVTFHTEDKLRTLLWGWAGEPLTDEARSVLASLEAQLTPPAPLATRLAELITPVELDAVRARVALMLRTGTHPKPSGQWPAIPWPPV; the protein is encoded by the coding sequence ATGGAGGAGCTGCTCACCCGAGGTGAGCTGACGGTCCGCGGCCGCATCGCCGAGGCGTCGAACGCCGTCCTGCTCTGCACGGTGGCCTACGACGGCCGCAGCGCCGAGTGCGTCTACAAGCCCGTCAAGGGCGAGCGCCCGCTGTGGGACTTCCCCGACGGCAATCTCGCCCGGCGCGAGCGCGCCGCCTACCTGGTCTCCGAGGCCACCGGCTGGGGCCTCGTCCCCACGACGGTGCTGCGCGACGGCCCGTACGGGGAGGGCATGGTCCAACACTGGATCGACGCCGGAGAATCCCCGGAGGACGGCCTGCTCGCGCTGATCGAGGGCGAGGAGGCGGGGGAGGGGTGGAAACCGGTCGCGTTCGCCGAGGTCGGCGAGGGGCGCACGGCCCTGCTCGTGCACGCCGACGACCCCCGGCTGCGCCGCATGGCCGTACTGGACGCCGTGATCAACAACGGCGACCGCAAGGGCGGGCACCTGCTGCCCGCGCCCGACGGCAGGCTCTACGGCATCGACCACGGCGTGACCTTCCACACCGAGGACAAGCTGCGCACCCTGCTGTGGGGCTGGGCGGGGGAGCCGCTCACCGACGAGGCGCGCTCGGTCCTGGCCTCCCTGGAGGCGCAGCTGACCCCGCCGGCCCCGCTCGCCACCCGGCTGGCCGAACTGATCACGCCCGTGGAACTGGACGCCGTACGCGCTCGAGTGGCGCTGATGCTGCGTACGGGGACGCATCCGAAACCCTCGGGACAGTGGCCGGCGATCCCTTGGCCACCGGTCTGA
- the glpK gene encoding glycerol kinase GlpK produces the protein MTSSTGPFIAAIDQGTTSSRCIVFDRDGRIVAVDQKEHEQIFPKPGWVEHDATEIWTNVQEVVAGAIAKAEITAADVKAVGITNQRETTVLWDRNTGEPVHNALVWQDTRTDALCKELGRNVGQDRFRRETGLPLASYFAGPKVRWLLDNVEGLRERAEAGDILFGTMDSWVIWNLTGGAQGGVHVTDVTNASRTMLMNLHTLAWDERIAESMEVPLNVLPEIRSSAEVYGHVKEGVLAGVPVASALGDQQAALFGQTCFAEGEAKSTYGTGTFMLMNTGDKIINSYSGLLTTVGYQIGDAKPVYALEGSIAVTGSLVQWMRDQMGMIKTAAEIETLALSVEDNGGAYFVPAFSGLFAPYWRSDARGVIAGLTRYVTKAHIARAVLEATAWQTREITDAMTKDSGVELAALKVDGGMTSNNLLMQTLSDFLDAPVVRPMVAETTCLGAAYAAGLAVGFWPDTDALRANWRRAAEWTPRMPAEQRDREYKNWLKAVERSMGWIDDEDAS, from the coding sequence ATGACCAGCAGCACCGGCCCCTTCATCGCCGCGATCGACCAGGGCACCACGTCCTCCCGTTGCATCGTCTTCGACCGCGACGGCCGCATCGTCGCCGTCGACCAGAAGGAGCACGAGCAGATCTTCCCGAAGCCGGGCTGGGTCGAGCACGACGCCACCGAGATCTGGACCAACGTCCAGGAGGTCGTCGCCGGCGCCATCGCCAAGGCCGAGATCACGGCCGCCGACGTCAAGGCCGTCGGCATCACCAACCAGCGCGAGACCACCGTCCTGTGGGACCGGAACACCGGCGAGCCGGTCCACAACGCGCTGGTCTGGCAGGACACCCGTACCGACGCCCTGTGCAAGGAGCTCGGTCGCAACGTCGGCCAGGACCGCTTCCGCCGCGAGACCGGCCTGCCGCTGGCGAGCTACTTCGCCGGCCCCAAGGTCCGCTGGCTGCTGGACAACGTCGAGGGCCTGCGCGAGCGCGCCGAGGCCGGCGACATCCTCTTCGGCACGATGGACTCCTGGGTCATCTGGAACCTCACCGGCGGCGCCCAGGGCGGCGTGCACGTCACCGACGTCACCAACGCCTCGCGCACCATGCTGATGAACCTGCACACCCTGGCCTGGGACGAGCGCATCGCCGAGTCCATGGAGGTGCCGCTCAACGTCCTCCCCGAGATCAGGTCCTCCGCCGAGGTCTACGGCCACGTCAAGGAAGGCGTCCTCGCCGGCGTCCCGGTCGCCTCCGCGCTCGGTGACCAGCAGGCCGCCCTCTTCGGCCAGACCTGCTTCGCCGAGGGCGAGGCGAAGTCCACCTACGGCACCGGCACGTTCATGCTGATGAACACCGGCGACAAGATCATCAACTCCTACAGCGGCCTGCTGACCACGGTCGGCTACCAGATCGGCGACGCGAAGCCGGTCTACGCGCTGGAGGGCTCCATCGCCGTCACCGGCTCGCTCGTCCAGTGGATGCGCGACCAGATGGGCATGATCAAGACCGCCGCCGAGATCGAGACGCTCGCGCTCTCCGTCGAGGACAACGGCGGCGCCTACTTCGTACCGGCCTTCTCCGGCCTGTTCGCCCCGTACTGGCGCTCCGACGCCCGCGGTGTGATCGCCGGCCTCACCCGGTACGTCACCAAGGCGCACATCGCCCGTGCCGTCCTGGAGGCCACCGCCTGGCAGACCCGCGAGATCACCGACGCCATGACCAAGGACTCCGGCGTCGAGCTGGCGGCCCTCAAGGTCGACGGTGGTATGACCTCCAACAACCTGCTGATGCAGACGCTCTCGGACTTCCTGGACGCCCCGGTGGTGCGCCCGATGGTCGCCGAGACCACCTGTCTCGGCGCCGCCTACGCCGCCGGCCTGGCCGTCGGCTTCTGGCCCGACACCGACGCCCTGCGCGCCAACTGGCGCCGCGCGGCGGAATGGACCCCGCGGATGCCCGCCGAGCAGCGGGACCGCGAGTACAAGAACTGGCTCAAGGCCGTAGAGCGGTCCATGGGCTGGATCGACGACGAAGACGCCAGCTGA
- a CDS encoding glycerol-3-phosphate dehydrogenase/oxidase produces MSTLQSVPALGTHPTAGSNASRAETREQLSKATYDLLVIGGGILGTSVAWHAAQSGLRVAMVDAGDFAGATSSASSKLVHGGLRYLQTGAVKLVAENHHERRVLAKDVAPHLVNPLTFYLPVYKGGPVGAAKLGAGVFAYSALSAFGDGMGKVISPARAAADNPGLKTDNLKAVAVYYDHQMNDSRVAVMTVRAAVESGAVVLNHAEVTGLRMTRGRVSGAELKDRLDGTEFGVDARVVLNATGPWVDHLRRMEDKHAMPSIRLSKGAHIVMKRKSPWKAAMATPIDKYRITFALPWEDQLLLGTTDEVYEGDPADVRATESDIQQILDEAAFSVKDADLDRSLMTYAFAGLRVLPGGPGGVEKAKRETVVSEGAGGMLSVAGGKWTTYRHIGRVVMDKLAKLPGSPLTEDMEPVKSLVRRIALPGVANPNAVAHRLLVDRDPGARMDPLTARHLASHYGSLAFDVARLANEDAALAERIHPDGPEIWAQVAYARDFEWAETVDDVLRRRTTVTVRGLDDEAVRARVEEMLGGKA; encoded by the coding sequence ATGAGCACCCTGCAGAGCGTTCCCGCACTGGGTACGCACCCGACCGCCGGCTCGAACGCGAGCCGCGCCGAGACCCGTGAGCAGCTGTCGAAGGCCACCTACGACCTGCTCGTCATCGGCGGTGGCATCCTGGGCACCTCCGTGGCCTGGCACGCCGCGCAGTCGGGTCTGCGGGTCGCCATGGTGGACGCCGGCGACTTCGCCGGCGCCACCTCCTCCGCCTCCTCCAAGCTCGTCCACGGTGGCCTGCGCTACCTGCAGACCGGTGCGGTCAAGCTGGTCGCGGAGAACCACCACGAGCGCCGGGTACTGGCCAAGGACGTGGCCCCGCACCTGGTCAACCCGCTGACCTTCTACCTGCCCGTGTACAAGGGCGGTCCGGTCGGCGCGGCGAAGCTGGGCGCGGGCGTGTTCGCGTACTCGGCGCTCTCGGCCTTCGGCGACGGCATGGGCAAGGTCATCTCGCCCGCCCGCGCCGCGGCCGACAACCCGGGTCTGAAGACGGACAACCTGAAGGCCGTCGCCGTCTACTACGACCACCAGATGAACGACTCGCGCGTGGCCGTCATGACGGTCCGCGCCGCGGTCGAGTCGGGTGCGGTCGTCCTCAACCACGCCGAGGTCACCGGCCTGCGCATGACGCGCGGCCGGGTCAGCGGCGCCGAGCTGAAGGACCGCCTCGACGGCACCGAGTTCGGTGTCGACGCGCGCGTCGTGCTCAACGCCACCGGCCCGTGGGTGGACCACCTGCGGCGCATGGAAGACAAGCACGCGATGCCGTCGATCCGCCTCTCCAAGGGCGCGCACATCGTCATGAAGCGCAAGTCGCCTTGGAAGGCCGCCATGGCCACCCCGATCGACAAGTACCGCATCACCTTCGCCCTGCCGTGGGAGGACCAGCTCCTGCTCGGCACGACCGACGAGGTCTACGAGGGCGACCCGGCGGACGTGCGCGCCACCGAGTCGGACATCCAGCAGATCCTCGACGAGGCGGCGTTCTCGGTGAAGGACGCGGACCTGGACCGCTCGCTGATGACGTACGCCTTCGCGGGCCTGCGGGTGCTGCCCGGCGGCCCCGGCGGCGTCGAGAAGGCCAAGCGCGAGACGGTGGTCTCCGAGGGCGCGGGCGGCATGCTGTCGGTCGCCGGCGGCAAGTGGACGACGTACCGTCACATCGGCCGTGTCGTCATGGACAAGCTGGCCAAGCTCCCCGGCAGCCCGCTGACCGAGGACATGGAGCCGGTGAAGTCCCTGGTGCGCCGGATCGCGCTGCCCGGTGTCGCCAACCCGAACGCGGTGGCGCACCGTCTGCTGGTGGACCGCGACCCGGGTGCCCGTATGGATCCGCTGACGGCCCGTCACCTGGCCTCGCACTACGGCTCGCTGGCCTTCGACGTCGCGCGCCTGGCGAACGAGGACGCGGCGCTGGCCGAGCGCATCCACCCGGACGGTCCGGAGATCTGGGCGCAGGTCGCCTACGCCCGTGACTTCGAGTGGGCCGAGACCGTCGACGACGTGCTGCGTCGCCGTACGACGGTGACGGTCCGCGGCCTGGACGACGAGGCCGTTCGGGCCCGTGTCGAGGAGATGCTGGGCGGCAAGGCATAG
- a CDS encoding LLM class F420-dependent oxidoreductase — MRLGINLGYWGAGMDADNLAVAQEADRLGYDVCWAAEAYGSDAATVLAWVAAQTERIDVGSAIFQIPARQPAMTAMTAATLDSLTKGRFRLGLGVSGPQVSEGWYGVKFDKPLARTREYVEIVRKAMTRERLSYDGAHWTLPLPGGPGKPLKLTVHPEREHIPLYIAAIGPKNLEQTGEIADGALLIFPAAEHLEETALRHIRAGREKAGLTMDGFDVCPTVPLALGEDVNGLADMFRPYTALYVGGMGSAKQNFYNQLAQRMGYEKEAAEIQTRYLAGDKTGAAAAVPHSLIDSTTLLGSVERIADGMRAYADAGVTTLTLAPAGFTRDERLAALRAGTEALELAGLA, encoded by the coding sequence ATGAGGCTCGGTATCAATCTCGGCTACTGGGGTGCGGGCATGGACGCCGACAACCTCGCCGTCGCGCAGGAGGCGGACCGCCTCGGCTACGACGTCTGCTGGGCGGCCGAGGCCTACGGCTCCGACGCCGCCACCGTCCTCGCCTGGGTCGCCGCCCAGACCGAGCGCATCGACGTCGGCTCGGCTATCTTCCAGATCCCGGCCCGTCAGCCGGCCATGACCGCCATGACGGCCGCCACCCTCGACTCTCTCACCAAGGGCCGCTTCCGCCTGGGCCTCGGCGTCTCCGGCCCGCAGGTCTCCGAGGGCTGGTACGGCGTCAAGTTCGACAAGCCCCTCGCGCGCACCCGTGAGTACGTGGAGATCGTCCGCAAGGCGATGACCCGCGAGCGCCTCTCCTACGACGGCGCGCACTGGACGCTCCCGCTGCCCGGCGGCCCCGGCAAGCCGCTCAAGCTGACCGTGCACCCGGAGCGCGAGCACATCCCGCTCTACATCGCCGCCATCGGGCCGAAGAACCTGGAGCAGACCGGCGAGATCGCCGACGGCGCCCTGCTGATCTTCCCGGCCGCCGAGCACCTGGAGGAGACGGCCCTGCGGCACATCCGCGCGGGCCGCGAGAAGGCCGGGCTGACCATGGACGGCTTCGACGTCTGCCCGACCGTGCCGCTGGCCCTCGGCGAGGACGTGAACGGGCTCGCGGACATGTTCCGCCCGTACACCGCCCTGTACGTCGGCGGCATGGGCAGCGCCAAGCAGAACTTCTACAACCAGCTCGCCCAGCGCATGGGGTACGAGAAGGAGGCCGCCGAGATCCAGACCCGCTACCTGGCCGGCGACAAGACGGGCGCGGCTGCCGCCGTCCCGCACTCGCTGATCGACTCGACCACCCTGCTCGGCTCCGTGGAGCGGATCGCGGACGGGATGCGGGCCTACGCGGACGCCGGCGTCACCACCCTCACGCTCGCCCCGGCCGGCTTCACCCGGGACGAGCGCCTGGCGGCCCTGCGCGCGGGCACGGAGGCCCTGGAACTGGCGGGCCTGGCGTAG
- a CDS encoding DUF3090 domain-containing protein, translated as MPRQVFLYDPPDRFVAGTVGLPGRRTFFLQASAGARVTSVSLEKTQVAALAERMDELLDEVVRRTGGNAPVPAVASTESADTDPLDVPVEEEFRVGTMALAWDGEEQRMIVEAQALVELDADSEEDLAEAEERLLQDEENGPPMLRVRLSGAQARAFAKRALDVVNAGRPPCPLCSLPLDPEGHVCPRQNGYRRQV; from the coding sequence GTGCCCCGTCAGGTGTTCCTTTACGACCCGCCGGACCGCTTCGTGGCCGGCACGGTCGGTCTGCCTGGACGCCGTACGTTCTTCCTCCAGGCGTCCGCCGGTGCCCGCGTCACCAGCGTCTCCCTGGAGAAGACGCAGGTCGCGGCCCTGGCCGAGCGGATGGACGAGCTGCTGGACGAGGTCGTGCGCCGCACCGGGGGCAACGCCCCCGTCCCCGCCGTCGCCTCCACCGAGTCCGCCGACACCGACCCGCTCGACGTCCCCGTCGAGGAGGAGTTCCGCGTCGGCACCATGGCGCTCGCCTGGGACGGCGAGGAACAGCGCATGATCGTCGAGGCGCAGGCCCTCGTCGAACTCGACGCCGACTCGGAAGAGGATCTGGCCGAGGCGGAGGAACGCCTGCTCCAGGACGAGGAGAACGGCCCGCCCATGCTGCGGGTGCGGCTGTCCGGCGCGCAGGCCCGCGCCTTCGCCAAGCGGGCCCTGGACGTGGTCAACGCCGGCCGCCCGCCGTGCCCGCTGTGCAGCCTGCCGCTCGACCCGGAGGGACACGTGTGTCCGCGTCAGAACGGGTACCGGCGCCAGGTGTGA
- the mshC gene encoding cysteine--1-D-myo-inosityl 2-amino-2-deoxy-alpha-D-glucopyranoside ligase → MHAWPASEVPALPGKGRDLQIHDTATRGTITLDPGPVARLYVCGITPYDATHIGHAATYNAFDLVQRVWLDNKRQVHYVQNVTDVDDPLLVRAQRDGHDWTALAERETALFREDMTALRMLPPQHYIGAVEAIPGIVPLVERLRDAGAAYELDGDVYFSVESDPHFGGVSHLDVQAMRLLSAERGGDPDRPGKKNPLDPMLWMAARPGEPSWDGASLGRGRPGWHIECVAIALDHLGMGFDIQGGGSDLAFPHHEMGASHAQALTGEFPMAKAYVHAGMVALNGEKMSKSKGNLVFVSALRRSGVDPAAIRLALLAHHYRADWEWTDSVLEEAVARLERWRAAVSRPDGLPADALVEEVREALARDLDAPAALAAVDRWVELQLASGGDDESAPGLVSRTVDALLGVAL, encoded by the coding sequence ATGCATGCCTGGCCCGCTTCTGAGGTCCCCGCCCTGCCCGGCAAGGGCCGCGACCTCCAGATCCACGACACCGCGACCCGGGGGACGATCACCCTCGACCCCGGTCCCGTCGCCCGCCTCTACGTCTGTGGCATCACCCCGTACGACGCGACCCACATCGGTCACGCGGCGACCTACAACGCGTTCGACCTCGTGCAGCGCGTGTGGCTCGACAACAAGCGGCAGGTCCACTACGTCCAGAACGTCACCGACGTCGACGATCCCCTGCTGGTGCGGGCGCAGCGCGACGGACACGACTGGACCGCGCTCGCCGAGCGCGAGACGGCCCTCTTCCGCGAGGACATGACCGCCCTGCGGATGCTGCCTCCGCAGCACTACATCGGAGCCGTCGAGGCCATACCCGGCATCGTGCCGCTGGTCGAACGGCTGCGGGACGCGGGCGCCGCGTACGAGCTCGACGGCGACGTCTACTTCTCCGTGGAGTCGGACCCGCACTTCGGCGGGGTCTCCCACCTCGACGTCCAGGCGATGCGGCTGCTGTCCGCGGAGCGCGGCGGCGACCCGGACCGTCCGGGCAAGAAGAACCCGCTCGACCCGATGCTGTGGATGGCGGCGCGTCCCGGCGAGCCCAGCTGGGACGGGGCCTCCCTGGGCCGCGGCCGGCCGGGCTGGCACATCGAGTGCGTGGCCATCGCCCTGGACCACCTGGGCATGGGCTTCGACATCCAGGGCGGCGGCTCCGACCTGGCCTTCCCGCACCACGAGATGGGCGCCTCGCACGCGCAGGCCCTGACCGGCGAGTTCCCCATGGCCAAGGCCTACGTCCACGCGGGCATGGTCGCGCTGAACGGCGAGAAGATGTCGAAGTCCAAGGGCAACCTGGTCTTCGTGTCCGCGCTGCGCCGCTCCGGCGTCGACCCGGCGGCCATCCGCCTGGCCCTGCTGGCGCACCACTACCGCGCCGACTGGGAGTGGACGGACTCCGTCCTGGAGGAGGCCGTGGCCCGCCTGGAGCGCTGGCGCGCGGCCGTCTCCCGCCCGGACGGGCTCCCGGCGGACGCCCTGGTCGAGGAGGTCCGCGAGGCCCTCGCCCGCGACCTGGACGCCCCGGCGGCGCTGGCGGCCGTGGACCGCTGGGTCGAGCTCCAGCTCGCCTCCGGCGGGGACGACGAATCGGCCCCCGGCCTGGTCTCCCGTACGGTCGACGCGCTGCTCGGCGTGGCCCTGTAG
- a CDS encoding PAC2 family protein translates to MIELEGVPELIDPVMVAAFEGWNDAGDAASGAVAHLDREWKGEVFAALDAEDYYDFQVNRPTVWLDNGVRKITWPTTRLSVVRIGGAKPRDLVLVRGIEPSMRWRSFCNELLGFAHELGVEMVVILGALLGDTPHTRPVPVSGVTSDADLARTMDLEETKYEGPTGIVGVLQEACTHAGVPAVSLWAAVPHYVSQPPNPKATLALLNRLEDLIDIRIPLGELPEDARAWQLGVDQLAAEDSEVAEYVQTLEEARDTADLPEASGDAIAREFERYLRRRDPSATAEPGDGSYLRDTSSGLTRPPKRKPDASGSGAGAGTGTETGSGSGSGSGEESQPPAAGPAEEEPGGDAPQTP, encoded by the coding sequence GTGATCGAGCTTGAGGGCGTGCCCGAGCTGATCGACCCGGTCATGGTGGCCGCGTTCGAGGGCTGGAACGACGCGGGTGACGCCGCCTCCGGTGCGGTGGCGCACCTGGACCGGGAGTGGAAGGGCGAGGTCTTCGCGGCGCTGGACGCCGAGGACTACTACGACTTCCAGGTCAACCGGCCGACGGTGTGGCTGGACAACGGGGTCAGGAAGATCACCTGGCCGACGACGCGGCTTTCGGTGGTCCGGATCGGCGGCGCGAAACCGCGCGACCTGGTGCTCGTACGGGGCATCGAGCCGTCCATGCGCTGGCGCTCGTTCTGCAACGAACTGCTGGGCTTCGCGCACGAGCTGGGCGTGGAGATGGTCGTCATCCTCGGCGCGCTGCTCGGGGACACCCCGCACACCCGGCCGGTGCCGGTGAGCGGGGTCACCTCGGACGCGGACCTGGCGCGGACGATGGACCTGGAGGAGACGAAGTACGAGGGCCCGACGGGGATCGTGGGCGTGCTCCAGGAGGCGTGTACGCACGCGGGCGTCCCGGCGGTGTCGCTGTGGGCGGCGGTGCCGCACTACGTGTCGCAGCCGCCGAACCCGAAGGCGACGTTGGCGCTGCTGAACCGGCTGGAGGACCTGATCGACATCAGGATCCCGCTGGGCGAGCTGCCGGAGGACGCGCGGGCCTGGCAGCTGGGCGTGGACCAGCTGGCCGCCGAGGACAGCGAGGTCGCCGAGTACGTCCAGACGCTGGAGGAGGCCCGGGACACGGCGGACCTGCCGGAGGCCTCGGGTGACGCGATCGCCCGGGAGTTCGAACGCTACCTGCGCCGCCGGGACCCGTCCGCGACCGCCGAGCCCGGTGACGGATCGTACCTGCGCGACACGTCGAGCGGGCTCACGCGCCCGCCGAAGCGCAAGCCGGACGCCTCCGGATCGGGCGCGGGCGCCGGCACGGGCACCGAGACCGGATCCGGCTCCGGCTCCGGCTCCGGGGAGGAGTCGCAGCCGCCGGCGGCGGGCCCGGCGGAGGAGGAGCCGGGGGGCGACGCCCCGCAGACCCCTTAG